The following are from one region of the Mycolicibacterium diernhoferi genome:
- the treS gene encoding maltose alpha-D-glucosyltransferase has translation MSSHAAESPEPGASTPNHEDQANEPAEITFDEHLHPARPKSLRFRPRVRAPFVRRSLAQDGPPTGANPAYVSWLLSQSMLSDANEISQQFSGQGSMWQNPFARPHPRSAVDTASVWFTAYPLSLITRPEESFLKAMADETLWKAFSEIGIQAVHTGPVKRAGGISGWQLTPSVDGHFDRISTQIDPAFGSEDEFRQMCGTANWYGGTIIDDIVPGHTGKGADFRLAEMKYADYPGIYHMVEIDPLDWQHLPVVPDGADSVNIDAATEDWLAKAGYIIGRLQRVIFYAEGIKETNWSVTRPTVGVDGVERRWVYLHYFKDGQPSINWLDPSFAGMRLVIGDALHSLSDLGTGGLRLDANGFLGAEKSTEDDVGWSEGHPLSQAANQFIGSMVRKLGGFTFQELNLTIDDIRDNSVAGPDLSYDFINRPAYHHALATEDTEFLRLTLRTTLETDVDPASLVHALQNHDELTYELVHWSAGHRDDIYTYKGHEVTGEELGHSVRTDLIEALTGPRAPYNRVFTTNGIACTTATVIAATLGITDLDQIDDAVSLDQIRRAHLLMAMFNALQPGVFALSGWDLCGMLTLPPEDVRELLRGGDTRWIHRAAHDLMGVNPKATHSSAGMPRGRSLYGSIPEQLADETSFLRQLQAILAVRTHFGIATSTQVDIPEVSHRAMLVMVHQLADPHQLQLTVLNFANTEIAGTVRSEFLPPDAVVSDMFSGKVIAHVDDLHSFPAELPAHHGMSLLVQRPVADEDQGSA, from the coding sequence GAGATCACCTTCGATGAGCATCTGCACCCCGCCCGCCCGAAATCCCTGCGCTTCCGGCCCCGGGTGCGCGCCCCGTTCGTGCGGCGGTCGCTGGCCCAGGACGGACCACCCACCGGCGCGAACCCTGCTTATGTCTCCTGGCTGCTGTCCCAGTCGATGCTCTCGGATGCCAACGAGATCAGCCAGCAGTTCTCCGGTCAGGGCTCGATGTGGCAGAACCCCTTCGCCCGGCCGCACCCCCGTTCAGCCGTGGACACGGCGTCGGTGTGGTTCACCGCCTACCCGCTGTCGCTGATCACTCGGCCCGAGGAGTCCTTCCTCAAGGCGATGGCCGACGAGACGTTGTGGAAAGCCTTCTCCGAGATCGGCATTCAGGCCGTGCACACCGGCCCGGTGAAACGCGCCGGCGGTATCTCGGGCTGGCAGCTGACGCCCAGCGTCGACGGGCACTTCGACCGGATCAGCACCCAGATCGACCCGGCCTTCGGGTCCGAGGACGAGTTCCGGCAGATGTGCGGCACCGCCAACTGGTACGGCGGCACCATCATCGACGACATCGTGCCCGGCCACACCGGTAAGGGCGCAGACTTCCGGCTGGCCGAGATGAAGTACGCGGATTACCCCGGCATCTACCACATGGTGGAGATCGATCCGCTCGACTGGCAGCATCTGCCGGTCGTTCCCGACGGCGCGGATTCGGTGAACATCGATGCCGCGACCGAGGATTGGCTGGCCAAGGCCGGCTACATCATCGGCCGGTTACAGCGCGTCATCTTCTACGCCGAGGGCATCAAGGAGACCAACTGGAGTGTCACCCGCCCCACCGTCGGCGTCGACGGTGTCGAACGGCGCTGGGTGTACCTGCACTACTTCAAGGACGGGCAGCCCTCGATCAACTGGCTCGACCCCAGTTTCGCCGGCATGCGACTGGTCATCGGTGATGCCCTGCACTCGTTGTCGGATCTGGGCACCGGTGGTCTGCGGTTGGACGCCAACGGTTTCCTCGGTGCCGAGAAGTCCACCGAGGACGACGTCGGCTGGTCCGAGGGGCACCCGCTGTCGCAGGCGGCCAACCAGTTCATCGGCAGCATGGTGCGCAAACTGGGCGGCTTCACCTTCCAGGAACTCAACCTCACCATCGACGACATCCGGGACAACAGCGTCGCCGGCCCGGACCTGTCATACGACTTCATCAACCGGCCCGCCTATCACCATGCGCTGGCCACCGAGGACACCGAATTCCTCCGGCTCACCCTGCGCACCACGCTGGAGACCGATGTCGACCCGGCCTCGCTGGTGCACGCCCTGCAGAACCACGACGAGTTGACCTACGAACTGGTGCACTGGTCGGCCGGGCACCGCGACGACATCTACACCTACAAGGGCCACGAGGTCACCGGCGAGGAACTCGGGCACAGTGTCCGCACCGACCTGATCGAGGCGCTGACCGGTCCGCGCGCACCATACAACCGGGTGTTCACCACCAACGGCATCGCCTGCACCACCGCGACGGTGATCGCCGCGACGCTGGGTATCACCGACCTGGACCAGATCGACGACGCGGTGTCGCTGGATCAGATCCGTCGCGCGCACCTGCTGATGGCCATGTTCAACGCGCTGCAACCGGGGGTGTTCGCGCTGTCGGGCTGGGATCTGTGCGGCATGCTCACTCTGCCGCCCGAGGACGTCCGCGAGCTGCTCCGCGGCGGGGACACCCGGTGGATCCACCGCGCCGCGCATGACCTGATGGGCGTCAATCCCAAAGCTACCCATTCGAGTGCCGGAATGCCCCGGGGCAGAAGCCTTTACGGTTCAATACCGGAGCAGCTGGCCGACGAGACCAGCTTCCTGCGCCAGCTGCAGGCCATCCTCGCGGTGCGCACCCACTTCGGCATCGCGACCAGCACCCAGGTGGACATTCCGGAGGTGTCGCATCGGGCCATGCTGGTCATGGTCCACCAGTTGGCCGATCCGCACCAGCTGCAGCTCACGGTGCTCAACTTTGCCAACACCGAGATCGCCGGCACCGTGCGCTCGGAGTTCCTGCCACCCGACGCGGTCGTCTCGGACATGTTCAGCGGCAAGGTGATTGCGCACGTGGACGATCTGCACAGCTTTCCGGCCGAGCTACCGGCCCACCACGGGATGTCCCTGCTGGTGCAACGGCCCGTCGCGGACGAGGATCAGGGCAGCGCGTAA